In Tachysurus vachellii isolate PV-2020 chromosome 12, HZAU_Pvac_v1, whole genome shotgun sequence, the following are encoded in one genomic region:
- the mboat4 gene encoding ghrelin O-acyltransferase, whose translation MDFFWMTFNQNPQLVNQLFTIPLAFVFYILATQGYLTLFNRHICLAFGGFILAVLTMGPYSMMLFITNIIFVLLVRFMEPVHIHYWIFGLQIWWQTLWHFYMQYKQYWLQEPADSRLVLAMSALMLLSQRVTSVSMDLQEGKIIRHFRKGHQSQVVSLVPFLSYTLYFPALLGGPLCPFNTFVNFVEQMSVNPPPSPLTILLWKMLQVLLLLVLKFLFTSFLQCSMFNLSSSPCILWIWIFSLVLRLNYYVHWKLSECVNNAAGLGFSGYSTSGCALWNGLSDGDAFEIETSSNISTFARLWNRTTAAWLRRLVFQRCSRMPVLMTFSFSALWHGLYPGQVAGFLGWAIAVLGDHKLHKHLSPRFTTVSRKGLYTCLSWLYTQVVITCVVVTTELQSLEALKLFCTTHIALFPLASILILLIL comes from the exons ATGGATTTTTTCTGGATGACTTTTAATCAAAATCCTCAGCTGGTGAACCAGTTGTTCACTATACCCTTGGCTTTTGTGTTTTACATCTTAGCAACACAAGGATATCTCACACTGTTTAACAG GCATATCTGTCTGGCATTCGGAGGATTCATACTTGCTGTTCTGACAATGGGTCCATACAGCATGATGCTGTTTATCACCAACATCATATTTGTGTTACTGGTGCGCTTCATGGAGCCAGTTCATATTCACTACTGGATTTTTGGGCTGCAGATATGGTGGCAAACATTGTGGCACTTCTATATGCAGTACAAGCAATACTGGCTCCAAGAACCTGCAGATTCCAG GCTTGTGCTGGCCATGTCTGCTCTAATGCTTCTCAGTCAGAGAGTCACGTCAGTATCAATGGATCTCCAGGAAGGAAAAATCATCAGACATTTCCGTAAAGGCCACCAGAGCCAAGTTGTTTCCCTCGTTCCTTTCCTGAGCTACACTCTGTATTTTCCTGCCCTTCTTGGAGGACCGCTTTGTCCATTTAATACTTTTGTGAACTTTGTGGAGCAGATGAGTGTCAATCCACCACCGTCTCCACTTACCATTCTGCTTTGGAAGATGCTGCAGGTTTTACTTCTGTTAGTTCTTAAATTTCTGTTTACAAGCTTTTTACAGTGTAGCATGTTCAACCTAAGTAGCTCTCCATGTATATTATGGATCTGGATCTTCTCCCTGGTGCTCAGATTAAATTATTATGTTCACTGGAAATTAAGTGAATGTGTTAACAATGCAGCAGGATTAGGTTTCAGTGGGTACAGTACAAGTGGATGCGCATTGTGGAATGGACTTTCTGATGGTGATGCATTTGAGATTGAAACCTCAAGTAATATTTCAACCTTTGCTCGCCTCTGGAACAGGACAACAGCTGCCTGGTTACGCAGATTAGTGTTTCAGAGGTGCAGCAGGATGCCTGTGCTTATGACATTCAGCTTCTCTGCTTTATGGCATGGTTTGTACCCAGGTCAAGTAGCAGGCTTCCTTGGATGGGCCATAGCTGTGTTAGGAgaccacaaactacacaaacaccTTTCTCCAAGGTTCACTACAGTTTCTAGGAAAGGCTTGTATACATGTCTAAGCTGGCTCTACACTCAGGTGGTCATTACTTGTGTTGTAGTCACAACTGAACTTCAAAGTTTGGAGGCACTCAAGTTGTTCTGTACAACACACATTGCTCTATTTCCACTTGCAAGCATATTAATACTGTTAATTTTATAA